From Streptomyces yatensis, one genomic window encodes:
- the cseB gene encoding two-component system response regulator CseB — MTTGFLPPGPGPGTGSPTEAHLLLVEDDEVIRNTVRMALERYGFTVSTAGDGLTGLEIFREKQPDLLLLDVMLPELDGIGLCRRVREFSLAPILMMSARGDALDVVSGLEAGADDYVIKPCESAVLVARIRSLLRRASFAPAARAPQAETRDGAAEPDGAAGPDTLVFGDLTIDTLGMEVRRAGEPLALTPTELRMLLEFAGSPGVVLERRTLLSRVWDHAWQGDTRVVDLHVQRLRAKIGAERIETVRGFGYKLRR; from the coding sequence ATGACCACCGGCTTCCTCCCGCCCGGCCCCGGCCCGGGCACCGGCTCCCCGACCGAGGCACATCTGCTGCTCGTCGAGGACGACGAGGTGATCCGCAATACGGTACGGATGGCCCTGGAGCGCTACGGCTTCACGGTGTCCACCGCGGGCGACGGTCTCACCGGGCTGGAGATCTTCCGTGAGAAGCAGCCCGATCTGCTCCTCCTGGATGTGATGCTGCCCGAGCTGGACGGCATCGGACTGTGCCGCAGGGTCCGCGAGTTCAGCCTGGCGCCGATCCTGATGATGTCCGCGCGCGGGGACGCCCTCGACGTCGTCTCCGGTCTCGAAGCGGGTGCCGACGACTATGTGATCAAGCCGTGCGAGAGCGCGGTCCTGGTGGCCCGTATCCGCTCGCTGCTGCGCCGCGCCTCCTTCGCCCCCGCGGCCCGCGCCCCGCAGGCCGAGACGCGCGACGGGGCCGCGGAGCCGGACGGCGCGGCCGGGCCGGACACCCTCGTCTTCGGTGACCTGACCATCGACACCCTCGGCATGGAGGTGCGCCGCGCGGGAGAGCCGCTCGCCCTGACCCCCACCGAACTGCGGATGCTGCTGGAGTTCGCCGGCTCGCCCGGTGTGGTGCTGGAGCGCCGTACGCTGCTCAGCCGGGTCTGGGACCACGCGTGGCAGGGCGACACCCGGGTGGTCGACCTCCATGTGCAGCGGCTGCGGGCGAAGATAGGCGCCGAACGGATCGAGACGGTCCGCGGCTTCGGCTACAAGCTGCGGCGCTGA
- a CDS encoding sensor histidine kinase, translating into MTLRWRIVALVAAATCAAAAAVGVLVHHASRDRELSQARDGARTTLDRAALSYARTGGVQGSGAVMDAPGLPQGLRQLVKKGHQGTEFTTGPDGPAMWAARPADGQILSVRVDMSTAMRDIGALDTNIILAGLMTTAVVLPLGVLTAERMSRRLRLAAATARRIAAGDLDARISAAARPHDEIAEISGAVDSMAAALQERLLDEQRFTADVAHELRTPLMGLVTAAELLPPGEAAGYVRDRVRVLSTLVEDLLEISRLDAGAEEADLSPCPLGPVLDEAIAGTGLTAQLRTDGAGDGEPQEPADGPKVWTDPRRLTRIVTNLVVNAHRHGREPVEVTVAADGRTVTVRDHGTGYPDDLLEKGPQRFRTGVRERGRGHGLGLTIAAGQAQVIGATLRFGNAPDGGAVATLRLPERPEPGPIHG; encoded by the coding sequence ATGACGCTGAGATGGCGGATCGTGGCCCTGGTGGCGGCCGCGACCTGTGCCGCCGCGGCCGCGGTCGGGGTGCTGGTGCACCACGCCTCACGCGACCGCGAGCTGTCCCAGGCGCGCGACGGGGCGCGGACCACGCTCGACCGTGCCGCGCTCAGCTACGCCCGCACCGGCGGCGTCCAGGGCTCCGGTGCGGTGATGGACGCGCCCGGGCTGCCTCAGGGGCTGCGGCAGCTGGTGAAGAAGGGCCATCAGGGCACCGAGTTCACCACCGGCCCGGACGGGCCCGCGATGTGGGCGGCCCGGCCCGCCGACGGCCAGATCCTGTCCGTACGCGTCGACATGAGCACCGCGATGCGCGACATCGGCGCGCTGGACACCAACATCATCCTGGCCGGGCTGATGACCACCGCCGTGGTGCTGCCGCTGGGCGTGCTGACCGCCGAGCGGATGAGCCGGCGGCTGCGGCTCGCGGCGGCCACCGCGCGGCGGATCGCGGCCGGGGACCTGGACGCCCGGATCTCCGCCGCCGCCCGCCCGCACGACGAGATCGCCGAGATCTCCGGGGCCGTGGACTCGATGGCCGCCGCGCTGCAGGAGCGACTGCTCGACGAGCAGCGGTTCACCGCCGATGTGGCGCATGAGCTGCGCACCCCGCTGATGGGCCTGGTCACCGCCGCCGAGCTGCTCCCGCCCGGGGAGGCGGCCGGGTATGTGCGCGACCGGGTGCGGGTGTTGAGCACACTGGTCGAGGATCTGCTGGAGATCTCCCGGCTGGACGCGGGCGCCGAGGAGGCCGATCTGTCGCCCTGCCCCCTGGGGCCCGTACTCGACGAGGCCATCGCCGGCACCGGGCTGACGGCACAGCTGCGCACCGACGGGGCGGGGGACGGCGAGCCGCAGGAGCCCGCGGACGGCCCGAAGGTGTGGACCGACCCCCGCCGGCTGACCCGGATCGTCACCAATCTCGTGGTCAATGCCCATCGCCACGGCCGCGAACCGGTCGAGGTGACGGTGGCGGCGGACGGCCGGACCGTGACCGTCCGCGACCATGGCACCGGCTATCCGGACGATCTGCTGGAGAAGGGCCCGCAGCGGTTCCGCACCGGGGTCCGGGAGCGGGGCCGGGGCCACGGTCTCGGGCTGACCATCGCGGCGGGACAGGCCCAGGTCATCGGCGCCACGCTGCGGTTCGGCAACGCACCGGACGGCGGCGCGGTCGCCACGCTGCGCCTGCCCGAGCGGCCCGAGCCCGGACCGATACACGGCTGA
- a CDS encoding transglycosylase domain-containing protein gives MAGPLTALRERFTPDSEQAPRETRPPGRQRGARRRGRPRRTGIRRFFTWRKLIAYVAGLCALLIGAFTVLYYSIDVPKANAQAKAQSNVYKFSDGTILARTGEINREMVTLDRIPTGVQHAFVAAENKSFYKDSGVDPMGILRGLVNTVAGKGTQGGSTITQQYVKNYYLSQEQTASRKIKELVISLKVDQRNSKEDILAGYLNTSYFGRVAYGIQAAARAYYDKDVDDLTVEQGAYLAALVQAPSQYDWAVASPKAKRLVTRRWNYVLDNMVDMHWLDPAQRGRMRFPVPVDPEPAPGLGGQAGYLVDAARNELIASGVSEQELAAGGWTITLNVDPAKQRALEKTMRQGLDGTAKGKPRAAGSAEEKRARADAAATQGGAVSVDPRNGRILALYGGRDYTRHYLSNATRGDYQVGSAFQPVTDAAFMDAKIRNGPTAGGLPEIKRTARALGMDTDGGFGTKESVGLGLMGSSPLKMAGVYASFDHQGKRVTPTIVKSARRGDESAGPPKAVGDQAIAPAAAQQITRSLIMDGGKVAVRAVKRPSAGKGGVSDDKRAAWYVGYTPDLVTAVALFGEDAETRKQIPLKNASAQRVADLWSDYTDQALRHTPAAWFDFGAESGAIPNPAQTGPTGR, from the coding sequence ATGGCAGGTCCCCTCACGGCACTACGCGAACGGTTCACCCCGGACTCGGAGCAGGCGCCGCGGGAGACCAGACCCCCTGGCCGACAGCGCGGCGCGAGGAGACGCGGAAGGCCGAGGCGGACCGGCATCCGGAGGTTCTTCACCTGGCGGAAGCTGATCGCCTATGTGGCCGGCCTGTGCGCCCTGCTGATCGGGGCGTTCACCGTGCTCTACTACTCCATCGACGTTCCCAAGGCCAACGCCCAGGCGAAGGCGCAGAGCAACGTCTACAAGTTCAGCGACGGCACGATCCTCGCCCGCACCGGCGAGATCAACCGCGAGATGGTCACCCTCGACCGGATCCCCACGGGCGTGCAGCACGCGTTCGTCGCGGCGGAGAACAAGTCCTTCTACAAGGACTCGGGCGTGGACCCGATGGGCATTCTGCGCGGGCTGGTCAACACCGTGGCCGGCAAGGGCACCCAGGGCGGTTCGACCATCACCCAGCAGTACGTCAAGAACTACTACCTGAGCCAGGAGCAGACCGCCAGCCGCAAGATCAAGGAGCTGGTGATCTCGCTCAAGGTCGACCAGCGCAACTCCAAGGAGGACATCCTCGCGGGGTATCTGAACACCAGCTACTTCGGCCGCGTGGCCTACGGCATCCAGGCCGCCGCCCGCGCCTACTACGACAAGGACGTCGACGACCTCACGGTCGAGCAGGGCGCGTATCTGGCGGCGCTGGTGCAGGCCCCCAGCCAGTACGACTGGGCCGTCGCGAGCCCGAAGGCCAAGCGGCTGGTCACCCGGCGCTGGAACTACGTGCTGGACAACATGGTCGACATGCACTGGCTGGACCCCGCGCAGCGGGGGCGCATGCGCTTCCCCGTGCCGGTCGACCCCGAGCCCGCCCCCGGTCTCGGCGGCCAGGCCGGCTATCTCGTGGACGCGGCCCGCAATGAGCTGATCGCCTCGGGCGTCAGCGAGCAGGAACTCGCCGCGGGCGGCTGGACCATCACCCTCAACGTCGACCCGGCCAAGCAGCGGGCGCTGGAGAAGACGATGCGGCAGGGGCTCGACGGCACCGCCAAGGGGAAGCCCCGGGCGGCCGGTTCCGCCGAGGAGAAGCGGGCCCGTGCGGACGCCGCCGCCACCCAGGGCGGCGCGGTCTCGGTGGACCCGAGGAACGGGCGGATCCTCGCGCTCTACGGCGGCCGGGACTACACCCGGCACTATCTGTCCAACGCGACCCGCGGCGACTACCAGGTGGGCTCCGCCTTCCAGCCGGTCACCGATGCCGCCTTCATGGACGCCAAGATACGCAACGGACCCACCGCCGGCGGACTGCCGGAGATCAAGCGCACCGCCCGGGCCCTCGGCATGGACACCGACGGCGGCTTCGGCACCAAGGAGTCCGTCGGGCTGGGGCTGATGGGGTCGAGCCCGCTGAAGATGGCCGGTGTCTACGCCTCGTTCGACCACCAGGGCAAGCGGGTCACCCCGACCATCGTGAAGTCCGCACGGCGCGGCGACGAGAGCGCCGGGCCGCCGAAGGCGGTGGGCGATCAGGCGATCGCCCCCGCGGCGGCCCAGCAGATCACCCGGAGCCTCATCATGGACGGCGGCAAGGTCGCGGTACGCGCCGTCAAGCGGCCCTCGGCGGGCAAGGGCGGGGTCTCCGACGACAAGAGGGCGGCCTGGTACGTCGGTTACACCCCGGACCTGGTCACCGCGGTCGCCCTCTTCGGCGAGGACGCCGAGACGCGCAAGCAGATTCCGCTGAAGAACGCCAGTGCCCAGCGGGTCGCCGACCTCTGGAGCGACTACACCGACCAGGCCCTGCGCCATACGCCCGCGGCCTGGTTCGACTTCGGCGCCGAATCCGGGGCGATTCCGAACCCGGCCCAGACGGGGCCTACCGGACGGTGA
- the ctaD gene encoding cytochrome c oxidase subunit I: MRNNTVVAAAPAAPPSRRPGPGATAVKWLTTTDHKTIGTLYLITSFAFFCIGGVMALLMRAELARPGLQIMSNEQFNQAFTMHGTIMLLMFATPLFAGFANWIMPLQIGAPDVAFPRLNMFAYWLYLFGSLIAVGGFLTPQGAADFGWFAYSPLSDAVRSPGVGADMWIMGLALSGFGTILGSVNFITTIICMRAPGMTMFRMPIFTWNVLLTGVLVLLAFPVLAAALFALEADRQFGAQVFDAANGGALLWQHLFWFFGHPEVYIIALPFFGIISEVIPVFSRKPMFGYISLIAATISIAGLSVTVWAHHMYVTGGVLLPFFSFMTFLIAVPTGIKFFNWIGTMWKGSLSFETPMLWAIGFLITFVFGGLTGVILASPPMDFHVSDTYFVVAHFHYVIFGTVVFAMFAGFHFWWPKFTGKMLDERLGKITFWTLFLGFHGTFLVQHWLGAEGMLRRIPDYLAADGFTTLNTISTISSFVLGLSFLPFLYNVWKTAKYGEKIVTDDPWGYGRSLEWATSCPPPRHNFVSLPKIRSESPAFDLHHPDVGQKESVA, translated from the coding sequence ATGAGGAACAACACCGTTGTCGCGGCGGCGCCGGCCGCCCCGCCGTCGCGCCGCCCCGGGCCAGGGGCTACGGCCGTGAAATGGCTGACCACCACCGATCACAAGACGATCGGCACGCTCTACCTGATCACCTCGTTCGCCTTCTTCTGCATCGGCGGGGTGATGGCGCTGCTGATGCGCGCCGAACTGGCCCGGCCGGGTCTGCAGATCATGTCGAACGAGCAGTTCAACCAGGCGTTCACCATGCATGGCACGATCATGCTGCTGATGTTCGCCACCCCGCTGTTCGCGGGCTTCGCCAACTGGATCATGCCGCTGCAGATCGGTGCGCCCGATGTGGCGTTCCCGCGGCTGAACATGTTCGCGTACTGGCTGTACCTCTTCGGCTCGCTGATCGCGGTGGGCGGGTTCCTGACCCCGCAGGGCGCGGCCGACTTCGGCTGGTTCGCCTACTCCCCGCTGTCGGACGCGGTGCGCTCACCGGGGGTGGGCGCGGACATGTGGATCATGGGTCTGGCCCTCTCCGGCTTCGGCACCATCCTGGGCTCGGTCAACTTCATCACCACGATCATCTGCATGCGCGCACCGGGCATGACGATGTTCCGCATGCCGATCTTCACCTGGAATGTGCTGTTGACCGGAGTGCTGGTGCTGCTCGCCTTCCCGGTGCTCGCGGCCGCGCTGTTCGCCCTGGAGGCGGACCGCCAATTCGGCGCGCAGGTCTTCGACGCGGCCAATGGCGGTGCGCTGCTCTGGCAGCACCTCTTCTGGTTCTTCGGCCATCCGGAGGTCTATATCATCGCCCTGCCGTTCTTCGGCATCATCTCCGAGGTCATTCCGGTCTTCTCCCGGAAGCCGATGTTCGGCTATATCTCGCTCATCGCGGCGACGATTTCCATAGCGGGCCTTTCGGTCACCGTCTGGGCGCACCACATGTATGTCACCGGCGGTGTGCTGCTGCCGTTCTTCTCCTTCATGACGTTCCTGATCGCGGTGCCGACCGGTATCAAGTTCTTCAACTGGATCGGCACGATGTGGAAGGGGTCGCTGAGCTTCGAGACCCCGATGCTCTGGGCGATCGGCTTCCTGATCACCTTCGTCTTCGGTGGTCTGACCGGCGTGATCCTGGCCTCGCCGCCGATGGACTTCCACGTCTCGGACACCTACTTCGTGGTGGCCCACTTCCACTACGTCATCTTCGGCACCGTGGTCTTCGCGATGTTCGCCGGATTCCACTTCTGGTGGCCCAAGTTCACCGGCAAGATGCTCGACGAGCGGCTTGGGAAGATCACCTTCTGGACCCTCTTCCTCGGCTTCCACGGCACGTTCCTGGTGCAGCACTGGCTGGGCGCCGAGGGAATGCTCCGCAGAATTCCCGACTATCTGGCGGCCGACGGCTTCACCACCCTGAACACCATCTCGACCATCAGCTCCTTCGTCCTCGGCCTGTCGTTCCTGCCGTTCCTCTACAACGTCTGGAAGACTGCCAAGTACGGCGAGAAGATCGTCACCGACGACCCCTGGGGATATGGCCGTTCCCTGGAATGGGCGACCTCCTGCCCGCCGCCGCGCCATAACTTCGTCAGCCTGCCGAAGATCCGTTCCGAATCCCCCGCGTTCGATCTGCACCATCCCGATGTCGGCCAGAAGGAGAGTGTGGCGTGA
- a CDS encoding RNA polymerase sigma factor codes for MSTDDAFDDAYREHYWAVSRFVARRLDGQAWEVEEVVAEVFSVAWRRRAELPESPLPWLYGVARHCLANAVRGKGRYRRLLARLGHHEVTREGRTVASPDAERPGSWVLEALSRLAEADQEVLRLTTWEELTVEELGTVLGCGRSAAAMRLHRARRRLREQIETLRRDDRVSVGCTSGKGDKAHSADRADQAHEDGHA; via the coding sequence ATGAGCACCGACGACGCCTTCGACGACGCCTACCGTGAGCATTACTGGGCGGTCAGCCGATTTGTGGCACGGCGGCTGGACGGCCAGGCATGGGAGGTCGAGGAAGTGGTCGCCGAGGTGTTCTCGGTGGCCTGGCGGCGCCGGGCCGAACTGCCCGAGTCACCCCTGCCGTGGCTGTACGGGGTGGCCCGGCACTGCCTGGCCAACGCCGTGCGCGGCAAGGGCCGTTACCGCAGACTGCTGGCCAGGCTGGGACATCACGAGGTGACGCGCGAGGGGCGCACCGTGGCGAGCCCGGACGCGGAGCGGCCGGGCTCCTGGGTGCTGGAGGCGCTGTCCCGGCTCGCCGAGGCCGACCAGGAGGTGCTGCGGCTGACGACCTGGGAGGAGCTGACCGTCGAAGAGCTCGGCACCGTGCTGGGGTGCGGCCGGTCCGCCGCGGCGATGCGGCTGCACCGGGCGCGGCGGCGGCTGCGGGAGCAGATAGAGACCCTGCGCCGGGACGACCGGGTCTCAGTGGGGTGCACGAGCGGCAAGGGCGACAAGGCCCACAGCGCTGACCGGGCCGACCAGGCCCACGAGGATGGACACGCATGA
- a CDS encoding CU044_5270 family protein yields MTDELDLLREADPVSADTGPWRDRPLNARAELLLRRLPSQDRGRRTVRRVIWSLEAAAAATVLALALTVSGTPSSAVAASRPVPLVAHASRADVSLAEIVRRARTAAEESPGKSERGSHFRSWALSMKSGEDPVTLPRESLTRWNADGSGFSLEVATDPRHPGRPVIADGTPPRAVHDGKVLSEEKYPAGIDGANESYFEDPPAGASALRAYLAVWSPGADDDPAELISAIESFLAVWTPGPRQRADIVTLLSRIEGLRPAGKVTDRLGREGQAFRFTPASAGMRELIVLDPDDGSVLDVEETVTRDDPEYRLKAGDVMSYKAWMS; encoded by the coding sequence ATGACCGACGAACTGGATCTGCTCCGCGAGGCCGACCCCGTGTCCGCCGACACCGGCCCCTGGCGGGACCGGCCGCTGAACGCGCGCGCCGAGCTGCTGCTGCGGCGGCTGCCGTCCCAGGACCGGGGGCGCCGTACCGTCCGACGCGTGATCTGGAGCCTGGAAGCCGCGGCGGCCGCGACGGTCCTCGCCCTCGCCCTGACCGTCTCGGGCACTCCTTCCTCCGCGGTGGCCGCGTCCAGACCGGTGCCGCTGGTGGCGCATGCCTCCCGGGCGGACGTATCGCTCGCCGAGATCGTCCGGCGGGCGCGGACGGCGGCCGAGGAGTCCCCGGGGAAGAGCGAGCGGGGCAGCCATTTCCGGAGCTGGGCGCTGAGCATGAAGTCGGGCGAGGATCCGGTGACGCTGCCCCGGGAGTCGCTGACCCGGTGGAACGCGGACGGCAGCGGTTTCTCGCTGGAGGTGGCCACCGATCCGCGCCACCCGGGCCGCCCGGTGATCGCCGACGGTACGCCGCCCCGTGCGGTCCACGACGGCAAGGTGCTGAGCGAGGAGAAGTATCCGGCCGGTATCGACGGCGCCAACGAGAGCTACTTCGAGGATCCTCCGGCCGGGGCCTCGGCACTGCGCGCCTATCTCGCCGTCTGGTCCCCGGGCGCGGACGACGACCCGGCGGAGCTGATCTCGGCCATCGAGTCGTTCCTCGCGGTGTGGACTCCCGGTCCGCGCCAGCGGGCGGACATCGTCACCCTGCTGTCCCGGATCGAGGGGCTGCGCCCGGCGGGCAAGGTCACCGACCGGCTCGGCCGGGAGGGGCAGGCGTTCCGCTTCACCCCGGCTTCCGCCGGGATGCGGGAGCTGATCGTCCTCGATCCGGACGACGGCAGCGTGCTGGACGTCGAGGAGACCGTCACCCGGGACGATCCGGAGTACCGGCTGAAGGCGGGCGACGTGATGTCGTACAAGGCGTGGATGTCCTGA
- a CDS encoding Fpg/Nei family DNA glycosylase, translated as MPELPDVEGFRRTLASCAQGHRVERAEVADAGVLHGVTAQRLKRDLKGRRFAAPRRHGKWLIAPTDGPTVVLHFGMTGRLVCGADSEPAGRFERVAFDLDDGHRLGYEDQRKLQGIWLAATDADVDRILGDQGPDALSLSRADLDRLLAGRRGRLKATLTDQAVIAGLGNLLGDEILWRARIHPRRPANALSDDERDRLHTAIREVLRASVRAGRVPDDPDWLTGQRDDPDPHCPRCGHPLRRGRIAGRTSLWCPHCQPDGD; from the coding sequence ATGCCCGAGCTACCGGATGTCGAGGGGTTCCGGCGGACGCTGGCCTCCTGCGCCCAGGGCCACCGCGTCGAGCGGGCGGAGGTGGCCGACGCGGGCGTGCTGCACGGGGTGACCGCGCAGCGGCTGAAGCGCGATCTCAAGGGCCGCCGCTTCGCCGCGCCGCGCCGCCACGGCAAGTGGCTGATCGCCCCCACCGACGGGCCCACGGTGGTGCTGCACTTCGGCATGACCGGGCGGCTGGTCTGCGGGGCGGACTCCGAACCGGCCGGCCGGTTCGAGCGCGTCGCCTTCGACCTCGACGACGGCCACCGCCTCGGCTACGAGGACCAGCGCAAACTCCAGGGCATCTGGCTCGCCGCCACCGACGCCGACGTCGACCGGATCCTCGGCGATCAGGGCCCGGACGCGCTCTCCCTGAGCCGGGCCGATCTCGACCGGCTGCTGGCGGGGCGGCGCGGACGCCTCAAGGCCACCCTGACCGACCAGGCCGTGATCGCCGGACTCGGCAACCTGCTCGGCGACGAGATCCTGTGGCGGGCCCGGATCCATCCGCGGCGGCCGGCCAACGCGCTGAGCGACGACGAGCGCGACCGGCTCCACACCGCGATCCGCGAGGTGCTGCGCGCCTCGGTGCGGGCGGGGCGGGTGCCGGACGACCCGGACTGGCTCACCGGACAGCGCGACGACCCGGACCCGCACTGCCCCCGCTGCGGCCATCCGCTGCGCCGCGGCCGGATCGCGGGACGGACCAGCCTGTGGTGCCCCCACTGCCAGCCGGACGGCGACTGA